CTTGGCTATCGATCAGCGAGATCAGCGCAAATAAACCGATCATCAGGAAAACCGTGCCGCAGACCCGCGCCCAGAACCGGCCCAGCTTGCGATCCGCCGCGATCATGCGTTTGCGGATCATTTCCGGCGCGGCGGGTCGGCTTCATCGCCGAACCCCTCTATAACCGACCCGCGCGCCACCAAGCATTGACGCGCCAGTCCGAACAGGATCAGCGCAAAGATCAGGCCGAACCAGCGAACTTCGCCATCCGCGTTGCCGGGCGGCAGAGAGAAATAGGCCGCAAGGAACCCCGCTGCGGCCAGCACGCCCGCGATCAGGCGATTCATGCCCCGCTCTATCCGCCGCCCGATCTTGCGGCGATACCAGTTGTCCGCGTTCTCGCTCATGGCCTGACCTTACCACGGCAGAGCCCCCAAAAAGAAGAGCCGCCGGTCGGGTGTGACGGGCGGCTCTCTCTATCTGGAATATCCGGCTGCGGTCAGCGCACGCGCGGGCCGCCGAACGGCAGGGGCGGAGGCGGACGGCGCGCACCGCGCGGCAGCTGTGCCTGATAGGCCCTGCCGCAGTGTTCGACGCAATACGGGAACCCGGGGTTCACCTTTTCGCCGCAGAAGTGAAAGTCCGGCTCTCCCGGATGGCCCATCGGCCAGCGGCAGATGCGGTCCGAAAGATCGAGCAGCGAAGTCTTGTCCGCGATTTCCGGGCTGGGCTTTGCGGGCACAAGGCGGCGCGGCGGCGCTGGCGGGATCGGCGGCTGCTGATCGCCGGGGCCTTGGCGGAGGAAACCGCCGGGGCCGACCGATACGATGCGCGGCTGGTTGCTTTGCGGTGCGGGCTGCTGCGGCTGGGCCGGGGCAGCGGGACGCGCGGCGGCAGGGGCCGCCGGTGCCGGACGTGGTGCGGGCGCGGCGGCAGGCTTTGGCGCAGCAGGCTTCGGCGCGGCGGCCTTTGGCGCGGCGGGCTTCGCCTTGGCAGGTTTTTCCTTCACGGGGGATGGGCGCGCCTTCAGGCCAAGGCGGTGCGCCTTGCCGATGACGGCATTACGGCTGACGCCGCCCAGTTCTTCCGCGATCTGGCTGGCAGTCGATCCGCTTTCCCACATCTTGGTCAGCTTCTCGATCCGTTCGTCGGTCCAGCTCATGCAAACTCCGTTTCAAATCATGCCCGGCGGGCGGACGCGTGGCGGCCAGTGCCTTGTCGCGCGCTTGCCTAAAGGAGGTCCAGCCGGTAACCGGCCTGCCCATGACCCAATCCGCCCCAAACAGCAACGACGAAGCCGCATTTCCGCCACCGGGGCAACCCGTCATGGGCCGGATCAACCGGCTCGGGCTGTGGACTCTCTATATGAAAGAGGTGCGCCGGTTCTTCAAGGTGCAGCTGCAGACGATCTGGGCCCCGGCGATCACCACGATGCTGTTTCTGGTGATTTTCACCATCGCGATGGGGCGCGGTGATCGCGAAATCCTTGGCGTGAACTTCGCCACCTTCGTCGCGCCGGGGCTGATCGTGATGGGCATGATGCAGAATGCCTTCGCCAACGGCAGCTTTTCTCTTCTGGGCGGCAAGGTGCAGGGCACGATCATCGATTACCTGATGCCGCCGCTCAGCAACCTCGAATTGCTGCTCGGCCTTGTCGGTGCATCGGTTACGCGCGGCGTGCTGGTCGGTATCGCGGTCTACATCGCGATGTCGCTCTATCCCGGTGTCGACCTGACGCTGCACCACCCCTGGGCCGTCGTGTGGTTTGGGTTGATGGGCGCGATCATGTTGTCGCTGCTGGGCGTGCTGACGTCGATCTGGGCGGAGAAGTTCGACCACAACGCGGCGGTTACGAATTTCATCGTCGCGCCGTTGTCGCTGCTGTCGGGTACGTTCTACGTTATCGACAACCTCGCCCCGTTCTTTCAATCGATCAGCCGGTTGAACCCGTTCTTCTATGTGATCTCTGGCTTCCGCTTCGGCTTTCTGGGGCAAAGCGACATCGGCGATACCAACATGGCGGTGCTGCACGGGGCGTTGGGCCTTGGCGTGCTGAACGCGGTGCTGGCGGTGCTCACTTATCTCGTACTGCGGACGGGCTGGAAGCTGCGTAGTTGATTCGCATCCGCTCTGCCGCGCGGGCGGCGGCGCGGACGTTGGGCAGGTGACGGAACACGTGCCGTCTGCGGTTGGCCAGCTGTGACCGCGCTCCTGCGGGCAACTCTTTCACGGTCCGGTCGTATTCCACGATCAGGTCGCCGTAACCGTCTTTGCGGTCGCGGATTCGGATGTTCGTCACCCTGTCGCCGGGAACGGCGCGTAGCGATGTCTTCCGGCCGCCGACGATGCGCACGATCCGTTTGTCTGTCACCGCGTGCAATGTCCGCCCCGGCATGGTGAGGGCAAAAAACGGAACGGCCAGCATGACCAGCCCGATCAACACGAACGGCAATCCGAAAGCGGGAAAGAGCAAGGCCGCGGTCTGCACCCCGATCCCGTCCGCCGGGTTCACCTTGGTCATCGACCACGCGCTATAGACCCAGAAAACCGAGAATGCCGTCCACGGCAGCGCAAATATCCAGATCAGGAAAGCGGAGAAATCGAGGAAGGCGTCCGGCCGCCCTTTCCACAAAACCCGCTCATCCTGTGCCAACACGCTGCGCAGCGCCGAATCGAGCTGATCCGCACCAAATGCCTTGATCTCGTGAAAGTGTTCGCTCGCCATCGCCCCCGGCCCTAGCAGCGAATGGTTACTGTCCTGCTAGCACTAGTGCTTCAGGCTTTGGTGCAGGTCGTAATGCCCGTCGAAGAACTCGCCGAAAACCATGTCGATCGACGGGTGATCGACTGGTCCGCCTTCGCCATCTTCGATCAGATTCTGCTGGCTTACATAGGCGACGTAGCTGGATTCGTCGTTTTCCGCGAAAAGGTGATAGAACGGCTGCTCGCGCGCCGGGCGCATCGCTTCGGGGATCGAATCGTACCATTCCTCGCTATTCGCGAAGACCGGGTCGATGTCGAAAATCACACCGCGAAAATCGTGGAGCCGGTGGCGAACGATATCGCCAACCGCAAAGCGGGTTCTGGCCACCGCCGGGGCGGAAATCGCCCGCCCTGCTTGCGGAGAGAAATAGGTGGCGCGTGGTGCGCCGTCTTTGTGCCCCTTATCCGGATATCCGGCGTCCGGATTGCTACGGAAATCTGCGCTCATGCCCTGCAACATAATGGTTGTGCGGGTGCGAAACAATGGGGGCGTAGCACCTGTCGACAGCAAGCAATCGATTTGGCGCGGATTCGCCCTTGGCAAGCCGCCGCGCATCGGCTAACCGCGCGGCTTCGTTCGACCGGCGGCAGTGCCGCTTAACGCGAACCTCGATCAGCGGAGAGGTGGCAGAGAGGTCGAATGCGCCGCACTCGAAATGCGGTGTACGGGCAACCGTACCGTGGGTTCGAATCCCACCCTCTCCGCCAGCAGCCTATTTCACCATATCCCAAACCGTAGCATAATCGGCTGTTTTTAGTCGATTTTCTGCGGATTCGTGTTTGATTGCGTATTCTCAAATTGCATGGTATCCCACACCTCATGTGGTAATAAATGTGGGAGAAAAATAATGGGCCGGTTGTCGGCTACGGCGGTGAAGGCAGCGAAGCTGCCCGGACGCTATGGCGACGGAGACGGTCTGTATCTGCTGGTCAGCCGCGCAGGTGCCCGCTCATGGGTCTGCCGGGTGCAGAAAGACGGCAAACGACGCGATATCGGCCTTGGCAGTGCGAAGAAGGTTTCGCTGGCCGTGGCGCGCGAGCGCGCGGCCAAGGTGCGCAGTCAGGTGGAAGTCGGCCTCGATCCCATCGCCGAGCGGCGCAAGGAGGCGGGTATCCCGACATTCCGCGAAGCCGCCGCCATCGTATTTGCCGAGAACAAGAAGAGCTGGCGCAACGCCAAGCATCGCGATCAGTGGCTTTCGACCCTCACGACATATGCCTTCCCCTTTTTCGGCGACATGGCAGTGAGCAAGGTTGAAGGGCCGCACGTCCGCGATGCTCTTGTAGCCATCTGGCTCGAAAAGCCGGAAACCGCACGGCGGGTGCGCCAGCGAATCGTTGCCGTGATCGACTGGGCTATCGCTAAGGGTTATCGGGACTTGCCCCTGCCGATTGCAGCCATGAACAAGTCGCTGCCCAAGGTGAAGGTAAAGCCGGTTCATCACAGTGCCTTGCCCTATGCCGATGTTCCGGCCTTCGCTGCCAAGTTGCGCGAACGGGAATCGGTTGGTCGGCTCGCCTTTGAGGCACTGATTCTGACCGCTTCGCGTTCGGGCGAAATTCGCGGTGCGACATGGAGTGAGCTTGATCTTGAGAAAAAGCTCTGGACGATCCCGGCGGACCGGATGAAGGCAGGGCGGGAACATGTGGTGCCACTGTCGGATGCCGCCGTCAGTGCCTTCCAGCGGGCGGTAACCTACCGGGAGGTTCGCAACGATCTTGTGTTTCCCGGCGCTCGCTACGGTAAGCCTTTGTCGGATATGACGCTGACCAAGATTTGCCGTGACTTGGAAATTCCCGCCGTGCCGCATGGTTTTCGATCCAGCTTCCGCGACTGGGTTGCCGAGGAAACCGACTTCGACGGTGACGTTGCGGAAATGGCGCTGGCGCACACCATCGAGAACAAGGTTGAGGCTGCTTACCGGCGCGGCAATCTGCTGGAAAAACGGCGGGCGCTTATGGATGCATGGGGAGCGTATTGCTTTCCGGGATCGCAGGAACCGTCCTCGTGATCGAGGTCGATCTGCTTAGCGATGTCGCCGCGCTCCGCCTTGCGCCTGACGATATTGAAACCGGGCGGGCCGAGATTGAAAGACTGGTTAGACCGCTTCGCCGGAGGTTGGGGGCGATCAACGCAGGGCGATCCGTAATCGGAACGATAGGCGCGATTGCGGCGGTCGCGGGATTTGCCATTGTCGCCGGTTCTCCGCCGCATTCCAGCGAATGGGGCGCGCAAGCCTTGGCAGTGGGCGGGGCAACCACGGTCATGATGAGCTGGTTGAGCGGACGATTGATCCAGCGGCGCAAGCGTTTCGTCGCCAAGCGTCCCTATGACATTTCCCTTCCGCCAGAATTCGAGACATTGCTGACCGACCTTGCCGCAGGACGCTTGCGGGCGGTGATGTCAAAGGGATATGGGCCAGTCAGCACGAGTGCGCTGCGCGCGAACGATGGCCAACTTTTCGATACGGAAATCGCGCCCGGCACATTTGCCAACCGTTTCGCGCCGATCCTGCTGTTGGCCAATCCCAAAGATTATGCCGCCTTGTGGATGCCTTGGGGTGGCACCTTGGACCGACCGATCTACGTGGTCAAAGCGCCGGACGAAGAACGACGAGAGCCGTTGCCATCGAGGCCAAAGATCGAAATGCACTGGATTACAAAAATCCCGTCAGATCGATTTGCGGATTGGAACGCCCGTGTGCAGCAGCGTGGCCCTTGGGATGTGCTGACGCAGATCGAAGTCGGGCAAGTCCTGGACGCCGCTCGCAGAAAGGCGGAAAGCGATGCGCAGGTGGGTAAAAAATTCAACGTCAATGGCTTTGCTAGGAACGCCAGAACGCCGCGACTTTCCGCTGAAACCGTCCGCAAGCTGATCGCGAAGTCAGGCGAGCATGATTACGACTGGGTGCGCAAGAGCGCGGAGGCGGCCCAAGTTGGTAACGATCAGGTAGGATGATTGAAAATAATATGAATTGATTCAATATCATCCAGATTACCAAGGCCAAGTTTTCCGGTAGCCAAATTGCGTGTGATGGCAGGGCGCGTGCAGCTTGGGGGCATCTCGCTCATACAGGAAATGCCCCATGCTGCCCCACGATCCCCAGACGCAATTGCTCACCATTGACGATGTGATGCGCCTCACCGGCTACAAGAGCCGGTCGAGCATTTATCGCCTCGTCCGTCAAAACCGTTGTCCGCCGCCCGTTGTTATTGGGGGCGGCAGGGTCCGCTGGCGATCCGGCGAGATCGAGCATTGGCTACAGGGCTTACCCACCCAGCGATACGCCTGACCAGAAGGCGCTCCCCGGACCCAGCCTGATTGCTGGGTGAACCGCTCCGCGCCTGCGTCCCATCCTCAACCTCACGAACAACCGCAATCGTGGAATCACGAAAGGATTTCCCATGTCCATTTTCCTTCGCGCGATGGACCGGCTTGCCGATTTCATCTGGACAGGCCGGAAGGTCACTCTGCGCTTTACCGCTGAATACCGGACCGCCTGCTACGCGGTGCCGCTCATCAACAAGTTGCTTGCCGAGGACGAAGACGGCGAAGCCTACCGAACGGCGATTGTCGCTTGGCATCGCACCGAGCGCCCGCCGCTCGACATCTATCAGGGCCATACATCTTTCTGCCGGATCGACGGCCCGCTCCAATGGGCGGACGATACGCCATTGCCTTTGGGCGGGTTGATCCTTTCGCCCGGCGTGACAGCGCACCTCAACCCTTTCGAGGCGGACGCGCTTCGGGATCATATACGGCAGGCAATTGAAGATGCCATTGTCGTGTGGGTCAGGGAGCATGACCTCTATTCCTTGCCGCCGGTCCCGGAACAGTTCGACAGGCGCAAGGCCGACCGCAAAGCCAAAGCGATGATCGCCGCATGGGCGGTTGAACAAGAAGCTGGCTCTGCCCCCGAAAGCGGTCGCGCCGATACTGGCGAGAGCAGTTCGGACGACACCACCCATGCCCTTTGCACTGGTTGCCGGAAAGGGCCGGACCATGACTGATCCGATATTGAGAAGGGCAATGTTGTGGGGCTGCGATGCTACGCATCGAGCCAGCAAATTGGATACACACCTCACGCACGGGTGCATCCAGCTTTTAAGCCATTTTTCGAGGGTGCGCAAAGGGTGCGCGGGATTTTCCGTTTTCGGAAATGGCGCATTTCTGTCGCTTTTCGAGGGTGCGCCGCGCACCCTCACGGAGACGGTGTGATGAAACCGATCCACCACTCCATCCGCCTCCCCGTTTCGCACGACAAGGCGCTTCGGGCGTTGGCCGAGCGGCACGGTATCAGCGTTTACGCGATGCTCCAGCGCAGCGTGAAAACTGGAATCGCCACGCTCGCCAATCCGCCTGTGCCTGACATCAACACCCGCGAAATCGTCACCGAACTGGCGTCGGTCAGCACCCGCATCGTCGATGTCGAGCGGATGCTTGACCGGGCGCTGTTCACGGCCTGCGCCGCCTATTGCTATGCCCGCAGCGCGGCGCAGGCAACGCGCAAAAGCGATGAGGTCATCACCGCCGAAATCAACGCTGCCTATGATCGCCAGCGGCGGCTCTCGCATGAGGGGCGCAAATGAACCAGCCCCATGACCGGCGCGCCCATGCCGATGCCTTGCGCCGCCACAACCGCAACAATCAGTTCGCACGTTTCAGGCGGCAGACAGGCATCATGCTCGCGTCAATCGCCCTGGGGGCGGTTGCCACGCCTTATGTGATGCTGGACCAGCAGGCCATAAAGACAGCGGGCACCTATGCCATCGCCAAGGCAAAACTGTGGTTTGCCCAAGGATCGGTGGTCGATCCGGCAATGACGATAAATGTGGACGGTCAAGCCTATGCCGTTCCGGCCCGCGCCGTTGTCGGGCATCCTTATTATGCCG
The sequence above is a segment of the Croceicoccus naphthovorans genome. Coding sequences within it:
- a CDS encoding GcrA family cell cycle regulator — translated: MSWTDERIEKLTKMWESGSTASQIAEELGGVSRNAVIGKAHRLGLKARPSPVKEKPAKAKPAAPKAAAPKPAAPKPAAAPAPRPAPAAPAAARPAAPAQPQQPAPQSNQPRIVSVGPGGFLRQGPGDQQPPIPPAPPRRLVPAKPSPEIADKTSLLDLSDRICRWPMGHPGEPDFHFCGEKVNPGFPYCVEHCGRAYQAQLPRGARRPPPPLPFGGPRVR
- the hspQ gene encoding heat shock protein HspQ, translating into MSADFRSNPDAGYPDKGHKDGAPRATYFSPQAGRAISAPAVARTRFAVGDIVRHRLHDFRGVIFDIDPVFANSEEWYDSIPEAMRPAREQPFYHLFAENDESSYVAYVSQQNLIEDGEGGPVDHPSIDMVFGEFFDGHYDLHQSLKH
- a CDS encoding tyrosine-type recombinase/integrase encodes the protein MGRLSATAVKAAKLPGRYGDGDGLYLLVSRAGARSWVCRVQKDGKRRDIGLGSAKKVSLAVARERAAKVRSQVEVGLDPIAERRKEAGIPTFREAAAIVFAENKKSWRNAKHRDQWLSTLTTYAFPFFGDMAVSKVEGPHVRDALVAIWLEKPETARRVRQRIVAVIDWAIAKGYRDLPLPIAAMNKSLPKVKVKPVHHSALPYADVPAFAAKLRERESVGRLAFEALILTASRSGEIRGATWSELDLEKKLWTIPADRMKAGREHVVPLSDAAVSAFQRAVTYREVRNDLVFPGARYGKPLSDMTLTKICRDLEIPAVPHGFRSSFRDWVAEETDFDGDVAEMALAHTIENKVEAAYRRGNLLEKRRALMDAWGAYCFPGSQEPSS
- a CDS encoding helix-turn-helix transcriptional regulator — protein: MLPHDPQTQLLTIDDVMRLTGYKSRSSIYRLVRQNRCPPPVVIGGGRVRWRSGEIEHWLQGLPTQRYA
- a CDS encoding ABC transporter permease; translated protein: MTQSAPNSNDEAAFPPPGQPVMGRINRLGLWTLYMKEVRRFFKVQLQTIWAPAITTMLFLVIFTIAMGRGDREILGVNFATFVAPGLIVMGMMQNAFANGSFSLLGGKVQGTIIDYLMPPLSNLELLLGLVGASVTRGVLVGIAVYIAMSLYPGVDLTLHHPWAVVWFGLMGAIMLSLLGVLTSIWAEKFDHNAAVTNFIVAPLSLLSGTFYVIDNLAPFFQSISRLNPFFYVISGFRFGFLGQSDIGDTNMAVLHGALGLGVLNAVLAVLTYLVLRTGWKLRS